The segment GTGATACGGCTGGCCGCTCTCGAGAAGAAAGGCGACCTGAAAATCCCCGTGATCGCGGTCAACGACGCGAAGACCAAGAACATGTTCGACAACCGCTACGGCACCGGCCAGTCAACCCTGGACGGGATCATTCGCGCCACCGACTTGCTGCTGGCCGGCAAGACCGTGGTGGTGATAGGCTACGGCTGGTGCGGGCGCGGCGTGGCGTCGCGAGCCGCGGGTATGGGCTCGCGCGTGATAGTGACCGAGATCAACCCCATACGCGCACTCGAAGCGGCCATGGACGGCTTCCGCGTACTGCCGATGGCGCGCGCGGCGCGCGAGGGCGACCTCTTCGTATCGGTAACCGGCAACATGCACACCATCGCGGCTGCGCATTTTCCGGTCATGAAAAACGGCGCCGTGGTATGCAACTCCGGGCACTTTGACATCGAGATCGACCTCAAGTCGCTCAAGAAAATGGCAGTCAAGACGCGCCGCAACGTGCGTCACTGCGTGGACGAGTACATCCTGCCCAACAAGCGCAGTATTTTCGTGCTGGCCGAGGGTCGCTTGGTAAACCTGTCGGCCGCCGAGGGCCACCCGGCCTCGGTGATGGACATGAGCTTTGCCACCCAGGCGCTGGCCGCCGAGTGGGGCTGGAAGAAGGTCTGCAGCAGCAAGGGGTTGTCAGTGTCGGTGCACCAGTTGCCCGAGTCGATAGAGAACGGCATCGCCAATCTCAAGCTCAAAGCGATGGGCATACCCATTGACCGCCTGACCCCAGAGCAGAAGAATTACCTGTCGAGCTGGGACATGGGCACCAACTGACACGGCGGCTGTTTTTCGCAGCGCGCGGTTTTCAGCAGCGGTTACTTGTCGCGACGCGCGTTGCGCTCAAGAAAAGCCGGGTCGTTGATGCGCAGGCGCGCCTCGACGTCGTCACGCAACCAGGCCAGCAACTGCTCGCGTGACTGGCCCTGGTCATAAGCACCCTCGGCAATAGCCGCGCACAGCTCGCGGCCGAGTTCATCTGCCGAACTGTCGTCTCCCGAAACGGCAGCTGGGAGCTCGCCATCCTTGCCCAACAACTCGCTCAGCCCGCGGCGTTGCTCTTCGACGAGCGCGGTTTTTCCGGCCGCCTCGCGCGCGACCACCCTGCAGGCGTTAGCCGCCACGATACTCTTGAAGCGCTGGCCACCCTTGAGCAGCGGCTTGACCTCCTCGTCGAGAAAAGCCGCCACGGCTTCGAGCAACTCGTCTGCCGGTGGATAATCTTTCATTGTGATTGCTCCCGGTCGAGCAAGTCGACCAGCTCCCATTCCACGGCCGGCACGCGCCGGCCTATGGCGGCGAGTTCCACGTCGGGGCTGCTGCCCGCGCGTGCACTGGCCGCTTGCAGCAGGCAGATGATCGCCCACTTCCAGTTGCCGAATATTTCCCAGTAGCGAAGCTGGTTGGCCGACACCGCCCGGCCACCGGCCTCGCGGTACAACTCGAGCAGACGGCTGCGCGTGCACAGGCCGCCCACCGCAGGCTGGTCGCAACCAAATCGCCACGACCGCACGCACAGCCAGCCTAGATCCTCGGCGGGGTCGCCCAGGTGCGCGAGCTCCCAGTCGAGCACCGCCGTGAGGCCGCGCTCATCGAACATGATGTTGCCTACCCTGAAGTCGCCGTGCACCAGCACTGGCTCTCGGACCGAGGGCGCGTTGAGTTTGAGCCAGCGGGCCGCAAGATCCAGGGCGGGACTCGGGTAGTCGGTGTGCAGGGTCGCCGTGGCGGCGGTCCACTGCTTGACGGCGGCGAGCGCAAAACGTCGCGGGTCGTCCCCAGCCGGCATCGCATCCGACAGGCGATGGCCGGGAGCGGCCGCGTGCAGGCGGGCCAGTTCGCCCGCGAGTTGACCGGGCAGCGCCTCGCGGGTTGAAGCGTAAGCGTCGTCGCGCAGCAGCCGCTGGCCCAGGGCAAGACCCGGCACGAAATCCATCACCATGAAGGGCACGCCCAGCTCGTCGTCGGCACTGCCCAGCCAGTGAACGTGAGGAACGGTGACGCCGGCCTGCTCGGCCTCGAGCAAAACCGCGTACTCGTCGGCGCGGCTGGCACTGAAATCTTTGCCCGGCCGGTCGGCGCGCAGCACCATGGCGCGGGTTGGGCCGTCTCCAGCCTGCAGGTCAAAGCCGTAAACCTCGCAGCTG is part of the Candidatus Binatota bacterium genome and harbors:
- a CDS encoding adenosylhomocysteinase, with translation MGATAQYDVKDLGLANEGRKRIDWAARDMPVLAQVNKRFAKDKPFKGLKMAACLHVTAETANLARALKAGGAEVALCASNPLSTQDDVAASLWKHDRISTYAIRGEDSATYHKHLFGVIERGPDLTMDDGADLVSALHTTHTRYIDDVKISMEETTTGVIRLAALEKKGDLKIPVIAVNDAKTKNMFDNRYGTGQSTLDGIIRATDLLLAGKTVVVIGYGWCGRGVASRAAGMGSRVIVTEINPIRALEAAMDGFRVLPMARAAREGDLFVSVTGNMHTIAAAHFPVMKNGAVVCNSGHFDIEIDLKSLKKMAVKTRRNVRHCVDEYILPNKRSIFVLAEGRLVNLSAAEGHPASVMDMSFATQALAAEWGWKKVCSSKGLSVSVHQLPESIENGIANLKLKAMGIPIDRLTPEQKNYLSSWDMGTN
- a CDS encoding phosphotransferase family protein — protein: MPPRCRRRSRSIRAGCGYRQVHRSRHVTVRFLFRRPPAAGYRRAQERCHGKDTPARSWENPGQSPCQTTLEDDHHSLLPGQPQLRQRFSPGKHRGVAVSWEWESPGAALRGSDGSGAELNRSVVERDLEKSQAALQEFIRRQQHGQAAAGADALRVGELTRLSGGASCEVYGFDLQAGDGPTRAMVLRADRPGKDFSASRADEYAVLLEAEQAGVTVPHVHWLGSADDELGVPFMVMDFVPGLALGQRLLRDDAYASTREALPGQLAGELARLHAAAPGHRLSDAMPAGDDPRRFALAAVKQWTAATATLHTDYPSPALDLAARWLKLNAPSVREPVLVHGDFRVGNIMFDERGLTAVLDWELAHLGDPAEDLGWLCVRSWRFGCDQPAVGGLCTRSRLLELYREAGGRAVSANQLRYWEIFGNWKWAIICLLQAASARAGSSPDVELAAIGRRVPAVEWELVDLLDREQSQ